From Parambassis ranga chromosome 9, fParRan2.1, whole genome shotgun sequence, the proteins below share one genomic window:
- the LOC114441782 gene encoding uncharacterized protein LOC114441782, translated as MAAQLVVALLALTSLGAASELDCKELVKPLVLDSHSPIYGKWVLHVGAWDQPGLKTDLTTVNSSWVELSASSESGVMTVYWADRLNDDKCLQGVTNATITGMTTHITFNINGHTSYHDGKYYATCSDCLLSEDTTLLPGGKSKGRYLFLFTRTGTLEPSELETFKKQAECLKFLPEYHFGSTDLCPDDREAASPAVDNTETDQTETQTTAE; from the exons ATGGCTGCACAGCTGGTTGTAGCTCTGCTGGCTCTCACCTCCCTGGGTGCTGCATCTGAACTGGACTGTAAAGAGCTGGTTAAGCCTCTGGTCCTGGACAGTCATAGCCCC ATCTATGGGAAGTGGGTGCTCCATGTTGGTGCGTGGGATCAGCCGGGACTGAAGACAGACCTCACCACAGTAAACAGCTCATGGGTGGAACTGTCAGCTTCCTCAGAAAGCGGAGTCATGACAGTCTACTGGGCAGACCGCCT AAACGATGACAAATGTCTTCAGGGTGTCACCAACGCCACCATTACAGGAATGACCACCCACATTACCT TTAACATCAATGGTCACACTTCATACCATGATGGGAAGTACTACGCAACCTGCAGCGACTGCCTTCTGTCCGAAGACACCACTCTCCTCCCTGGAGGCAAATCAAAGGGACGATACCTCTTCCTTTTCA CACGGACTGGCACACTGGAGCCATCTGAGTTGGAGACGTTCAAGAAGCAGGCAGAATGTCTTAAGTTTCTCCCAGAGTACCACTTTGGAAGCACAG ATCTGTGTCCAGATGacagggaagctgcttcccCTGCTGTCGACAATACAGAGACAGATCAAACTGAGACTCAGACTACTGCAGAGTAG